A part of Jaculus jaculus isolate mJacJac1 chromosome 17, mJacJac1.mat.Y.cur, whole genome shotgun sequence genomic DNA contains:
- the Ip6k2 gene encoding inositol hexakisphosphate kinase 2 — protein MSPAFRTMDVEPRTKGILLEPFVHQVGGHSCVLRFNETTLCKPLIPREHQFYETLPAEMRKFTPQYKGVVSVCFEEDEDRNLCLIAYPLKGDHGTVDLVDNSDCEPKSKLLRWTNKKHVLEAEKTPKDWVRQHRKEEKLKSHKLEEEFEWLKKSEVLYYSVEKKGNISSQLKHYNPWSMKCHQQQLQRMKENAKHRNQYKFILLENLTSRYEVPCVLDLKMGTRQHGDDASEEKAANQIRKCQQSTSAVIGVRVCGMQVYQAGTGQLMFMNKYHGRKLSVQGFKEALFQFFHNGRCLRRELLGPVLKKLTELKAVLERQESYRFYSSSLLVIYDGKEWPEVALDSDAEDLEDLSEESADESAGAYAYKPVSASSVDVRMIDFAHTTCRLFGEDSVVHEGQDAGYIFGLQSLIDIVTEISEESGE, from the exons ATGAGCCCAGCCTTCAGGACCATGGATGTGGAGCCCCGCACCAAGGGCATCCTGCTGGAGCCCTTTGTTCACCAGGTTGGGGGGCACTCATGTGTTCTCCGCTTCAATGAGACAACTCTGTGCAAACCCCTGATCCCAAGGGAGCATCAGTTCTACGAGACCCTCCCAGCTGAGATGCGCAAATTCACTCCCCAGTACAAAG GTGTGGTATCTGTGTGCTTTGAAGAAGATGAAGACAGAAATTTGTGTTTAATAGCATACCCATTAAAAGGGGACCATGGAACTGTGGACCTTGTAGACAATTCAGACTGTGAACCAAAAAGTAAGCTCCTGAGATGGACAAACAAGAAACACGTCCTAGAAGCAGAGAAAACTCCGAAGGATTGGGTGCGCCAACACCGGAAAGAGGAGAAGCTGAAGAG CCATAAGTTAGAAGAAGAATTTGAGTGGCTAAAGAAATCTGAAGTCTTATACTACAGTGTGGAAAAAAAGGGGAACATAAGCTCCCAGCTTAAACACTATAACCCTTGGAGCATGAAATGTCACCAACAACAGTTACAGAGAATGAAGGAGAACGCAAAGCACCGGAACCAGTACA aatttATCTTGCTGGAGAACCTGACTTCTCGCTACGAGGTGCCTTGTGTCCTGGACCTCAAAATGGGCACACGGCAGCACGGTGACGACGCGTCAGAGGAGAAGGCAGCCAACCAGATCCGAAAATGTCAACAGAGCACTTCTGCAGTCAtcggtgtgcgtgtgtgtggcatGCAG GTGTACCAGGCAGGCACGGGGCAGCTCATGTTCATGAACAAGTACCATGGGCGGAAGCTTTCAGTGCAGGGCTTCAAGGAGGCACTTTTCCAGTTCTTCCACAATGGGCGATGCCTGCGCCGCGAGCTCCTGGGCCCTGTGCTCAAGAAGCTAACTGAGCTCAAGGCAGTGTTGGAGCGACAGGAATCCTACCGTTTCTATTCAAGTTCCCTGCTGGTCATCTATGATGGCAAGGAGTGGCCAGAAGTGGCCCTGGACTCAGATGCTGAGGACTTGGAGGACCTGTCAGAAGAGTCAGCTGATGAGTCTGCTGGTGCCTACGCCTACAAGCCCGTCAGCGCCAGCTCAGTGGACGTGCGCATGATTGACTTTGCACACACCACCTGCAGGCTGTTTGGCGAGGACAGTGTGGTGCATGAGGGTCAGGATGCTGGCTATATCTTTGGGCTCCAGAGCCTGATAGACATTGTCACAGAGATAAGTGAGGAGAGTGGGGAATGA